The Argiope bruennichi chromosome 5, qqArgBrue1.1, whole genome shotgun sequence genome segment atatatatatatatatatatatatcttaattgtaaataaaaacttttaagttcaaaagttatattttcttttgattttgttaaaaaggattttatttttttttttcaggttcttATTGATTCTGGAAATGATGTGAATTCTGTTTCACTAAATAATGTCGagaatttaaaatctaagaaaaaatgtcaaaatgaagaATTCGGTagggaaaaggaagaaaaaagccTACTCAGGATGGTTGTAGATTCTCCTGATTccctaaataaaaatgtaaattccaATATTCAACCTTTTGAGAAcatgaatatgaatgaaaaagataAGCAATTCAAAAGAATCTTACTTCTCCCTGATTTGTGTGAGAAAATTAggaattcaaagaaaaagaagaaatgtaatgcaacaaatgacaataaaaaaataaatgtagtgGACACTGAGAGTAATACAAAATCACAGACAGTAATCGCAGAGAGTAATACAAAATCACAGCAACCTGACAGTAATCAAAATGATAATCTGGTCAAAAAAACTTTAGATTCACAAAACATTtctacaaagaataaaaaatccaagaaaaagaagaaatcaaaagtaaaaaatgatgcTGTAGATACTAACAAAGCCAAAAAAAATACAGGTGTAAAATCTAAGGATACATCCAAGAACTCAAAATCTagcaacaaaagtaaaaaatcacagaaaaaaaagaaatgtaaaaaaagaaataatagtgGCAGTGTAATCCCTGACAACAAAAAGAATCACTCATGCAATATGGAAActcattcaaatgaaattaattcttcttGTATTGATGATTCTGTTTCAGTTAAACTTTCTTCTTCTGGGACTGAAAATCAGATTTCTGAAACGAATAAAGTGAAATATACTGTTTGCAGAGAAAATTCTgaagataaaatatcaaataaaattgagCTTAGTTGTAAATTGCCAAATTTgctaatgaattatgaaatttgtacttctgctgaagaaaatgaaatgaaaaggagAGAAGCTTCTTCTTGTCCTCAGGAAGAAACTGGTGAGGATGTTTTGGTTCCTGATACTTGCCAAAATGATGTTAACTCTATTGTACCTTTCAATTTAGATTCATGGATACCCAGCAAAGATGATACTTCTCGAGATACTTCTATTTCTAATGATGGGTCTCTagtttctgataaatatttatatgcttcCATAACTGAAGGCAAGGTGCATCAAAATAATCAGTCTGATTATTCAAATTCACCTATTAATGATTCTTCGCTTGAATACATAAATGACAGTGAAGTATCCCGAGATACATTTGTTTCTAATGATGGGTCACAAATTTCGGATAAATATCCTTATGTTTCCTTAAttgatatcagaaaaaataaaaaattaagtttgtgTCTAAAATCTGAtgattcaaattcaagttctgaTTATTCTGTTACGGGAAATATAAATGATAGTGAAATATCTCAAGATACTTGTATTTCTAATGATGgatcacaaatttcaaataaaattccatatgTTTCTCTGATTGATATCAGGAAGACAAAAAATTTAAGTTCATATCAGAAATCTGACTGTTCAAATTCAAGTTTTGAtaatagttttattgaaagtattaatAGCAATGAAAtgtctgaagatatttttatttctaaagaagaatcgcaaatttcaaataaagatccAAAAGACATCGAGGAAGTTGATGTGATAACTCATCACCATATTGATTCAGATTATGACCATGATCTGGAAAGTGTAAAAAATGGtgttttcaatgaaaattccaataatactttatataatgATTTATGTATAACTGAAAATAAGAAGGATGAATCACAGAATATTCAAATTGGAAGTCATCATGAAGCAAATGGGAACAAAGATTCTGAATTACCTTCTGATGAAACTATTATACAAACTAAAGAATTTCGAAAAAGTCAGTTACCGCTTAATAAACATTCAAAAGCAAGAACTCCATCTGTGCAGCAAGACATgattaatataaatcttaatacAAAGCAAAATTCACCgacaaaaagaaagagaaaagaaactaGTTGTAATGTCAAAaaacaacagaagaaaaaatatagcTCTGATGGCAACAAAAATCTTGTTTCCTCAAAAGAAGTAGATTGCCATCAGGATTTAGAAACATCTACAAAAGATGTGAGTGGTGATACATATTTGAATGATTTGTCAACTTTACTTGTTAATCATGATGTCATAGAAACTCAAGAAAATGATGCAATTTCTCCTTCAACAGACATTGATTTACATCATTCTGATAAGCAAGATTTGTCTCAATTCAAGAAGCATAATACATCTCATGAAAAGTCCAATATTTTAcctaataaattgaatgaaaaaatgccATCACACACTTCCCTTGCAAATGTTGAAGAACATCCTTGTATTActttatcaaatgaaaatcatCAAAATGATGTTCCCGCTTGTTCTATTGAAACTGTTATTAATGAATTTCTTGAATCTGAATTATCTAAAGTGCATACTGATAACTTGAACTCTGTTAGTTTAACTAATCATGTAACTGGAAAAGCACTTGCAGAAAATGTACACAGTGCTTTTCAAACACAGTCTGATTGTTTTAGTTATAAAAGTAATGGAAATACCccaaaaaatgataatgaaagaaatatgctTTCTGTTTCATCTTCATTAACTACAGGAAACAGGTCTATAGAAAATGAAGTTGCACAGTCTTTATTAAGTCTCAgtgtaaatgaaaattctgaaagaattgcTCTTTCTACAAATCCAGGCCATAGAAATAAGAACTCAAATGTAatcaattctaatttaaattctggTAATTCTAGCTTTGTTGTAGActgtaatattattaatgattttgattCTAGAAATTCTTCACGGGCAGGTAGCTCAGTTAGTGGCGATGCAACTACAATTAAAGTTGTATTAAATCTCATCAATGCTAAGCAAGAAAActgttcaaatttaaattgtCAGAATCCTAACTCTTCTGGAAATGGTTTTTTCCCAGCATGCAATTCTTCTCAAAGTCTGCCTTCTTCAATAGCATCTGTTCAGGTGATGAATAATTCAAGCTCTTCTGTTCCCATATGTACAAACAATGATTACTTTACTGAACCGCCTTTTTTCTTAAGGAGAACTACAAATGAATTGGACACTCCTCCTGATAGTGAAAGCCACTTGAGTATGCAACGGTTACCTAGAGCTAAAAATATGGTTCCTTCATGCTCTGAggacaaaacaaattttatactttctaaGTCAAAAGGTAGATCTTTCACACCTAAAAATTTATCCAGAAAAAGACAATATAATGAATTTCCACATTCTTCAGAAAGTGCAAATGAATGGCAAGTAAATCAGTGCGACTTAAATAGCTCATTTTCTAACATCCCAACTGTACAGACAGAATACTGTGAAAATGTCCTGAGCTCATGGAATGGACatcaaaaaggaaatatttattctgcAAAAGGTAATCAGAATAAAGAACTTATTTCAAGATTTGGGGATCATTCAGCACCCATTGGTGGAAACAATGTGCTTCAAACTCACAGCCAGGCATCCCTTTATCGAAATTCCCGCCCAAGCATTTATTCCGATGAAAGTGAAGATGAATTGTCTGTTGGTACAATGAGTCTACTATCAGGTGAAGAGACTGATCATTCTCTCCTTAAAGCTGTTGATGCTATTTCACCGAAAACACCTTTAcgtaagaagaataaaaataaaacaaagaaattatttagagAAGAAAAATGGGCATTGGATACATTGAATGCTGGTAAGATTATTTAACaatcatttgtttcaaaaagCATTGTTGTAAAATTACTGCgtataaacatattaatttcagataattcttAAAGATGTAATATTTAGATGTTTTTATTGTTGTGTCTTTAATCATTATTGGctgatataaatgatttaaaatggatAATGCAATATTACCAtactatttattgaattaactATACAATATCCACCAATCaatatttattggtttaaaagtaaaaaataaattttgttatgtcATGTGACACTTACTTCACTGTTACTAAAATAACTCTGAaagaacattaatatttaacagtcaGTTGACATGCAACATTCCTGAAGGTCATTTGCTTTGATGTTATAGCATTAACAGTACAATTAACTGCCTAAGTCAGtatattgtaatttttgataTGTGGTTAAATCTAAAGGactttaatatgcaaataaatgtgtGTTACACTTCCAATTAATCTTAGGAAAGATATCAGCTCATTTGATGGATCAATCtgtattccattaattttataaatttgaaaaatatttccttttaaaagttGCACAATCTTGAAAAGAAGAAGATACAGAAAGAAAGTTAATGGAAGGAGATAGTTATGTGATATACTTTTACATTTAGTCAAATGATTCTGATTATAATCCTTATTTATTTGTAACTGATTGATGCTTCATCCATTTAATAACTGACAGCAgtatctataaaaatgttttttttttttaatatattgtatgtTATATAGCTGAAAAATGAAGGACACCATAATATCAAGGTGGTATATAATTCTTcttctgttattaaaataatgtctatTTATTAGCAGGGTAATAGTctctcttatttattattatattcttataagaaaattcaggaatataaataatttttactttcttcttacATTTTACCAATGACTCTTTAAGTgttttatcaaaagaatatttcaattccCTCAACAATACACTAGAAAGAACTTGACTCTGGTGGACTTTGCAATTCTTTtagagtaataaaaattattgattcatttttcatacataatcagtagactgtaaatttaaaatgctagCCAACTGCTGTTATCTTAACACCATTGCATTCCCTGGGGTCGATACCCCATTGGTTGAACTACATATCTAATGGATGTATACCATTCTAATGAATGTGTTGTACCCACTCTAATGGATTTGTCACTGCAGACCAAAAGACATATTGTCACCTCTGAAacatatactttttcaaaaaaaaaaaatatatatatatatataaagacaaattgttttcaattatgaTAAAAACACAGAGCAAAGCATGCAGCATAACTTAAAattgatagtaaaattattttttaaaaaaaaagatctatacCTAACTCCAAACTgttaaacttaatatattttttacattttaatgcaattaaaaacaaatggttTCTTGTGAACCTATACTAAGTTCacaagaatctttatttttcattttattttatcacattttttttaattagtttgattAGTAATTTATTCTCAGTCAGCACAAAATGGTGAAATAATTAAGatgattttgattaaatgttcttaattaatttgaacttaaagaaattattttcatcattttataaagttattgatATAGTTAGCAATATGCTTAAAACAATACTAAAGTTAGTGACAGAATTTAACTGTATTACTAAGTTTAGTGCATTTCTTAGGCTTTCTTTTTTGTTCGAATTGCAAATACTTCTGAAATTTCCTTTGTTAATTCTACCCCATTCATATCAACAGAATCGTAATCagttaaattatattccaaattcttagtgtttttgtaaaatttctttaaaatatatatattgtattatggttaaaaataattactgtggtgattaaatttttcaaatttagcagTAGCATTGAAATTGgcaaattaacatttaatgattcacaaattgtaaaatttttttaaaaaaaaatctgtcttatATATGGATTTTCGATCAATTCATCTTATGCTGCATATGAGAAGTTACCTTCCTCCCTCCCTCCTCTTCTTATGCTGTGCAACATTATTGTTGATTCAAAATTAGCCTCAACGCCAGTTTAAATAGCaagttcatttatttcattaatagtgTCATTCACTTGCATCCATTTTCTTTTTGGATTAATACAGATTAgcattttatgacaaaatttgaACACAAAttgtttaatgcaatttaataaatcCTTGGCcttgtcttttattaatttatcaatttcttcTTGCTTTTCATAAATGCTTAGTAAGGCATCATATACATCTCTCATTTGGAATCTTAAAAACCTCTATGTCTTTAGTCTCTCATCTAGTGCCACTAGTCTCATCTATTGGTTTCAAAGCCAAtccttgaacatttttttaaaatattgctcatCAAAAAATAGATGCCAAGAGTTTATATATATTGTACACTTGTTATAATTGttgttaatatttgttatatatattatattatgttgaAGAAAGTAGGGCTTCCATGAACACTTTTTCCAtatcatttgcaaataaattgaTACAATGGCTacaacaaggaaaataaaaatgcttgaaaatcaGATTGCTTAGTTCTACAGTGTATTCTTCCTTTATTGTCCTTTATATTAGATCCTTTGTAAGGTTCCTCTAAAATCCTGCAAATATATAAAGAGGTCATTAAATTTTCCCATTATAATTTCAGTCACCTTTCCTTTGGATCTTTTAACTGATACATTAATTTGGTCTGATTAGGCCAAAAATACTCTATTGATTGACTAATTGAGTATTTAACACATCAATGTTTTTTCCTCATCTGCCGCAAAAAGGCTGTTCTTGAAATCTGATGCTCCGGTCATGATACAGGTTATACATATGTAGAATGAGTGCATCTGTTGTTACAAAAAGACAAATGTACTTCATCATTATACTTTTCGATATTCTGTTGCTTAAAATTTCATGTCTAAAaccactttaaataattttttatgactattccactttttattgatatttttagtaGATTTTATACTTCACCAACTCTATTTTGTTTTGCTTCATTTTCACTGCCATATGCTCAGTTATGGCAGTGAACTACTACTCAGTTGTGACTTACTACTTCTgtcttaatatctttaatttctttattggatgataaaactattttatttacaagTTGAAACTTATTCCACACAAAAGTTTCCAAACCCAATAAAGCATTCTTTCTGTATGCGTGTTTCCATGTGAGAATTAATAAGTgtgaattgatgaaaaatatgtgCTCttgattgaaattgaaaaatgataattaatcgGATAAGAATCAAGCtgcttttaatagaaaaaaattagacaaaattcTATAATAAGCACTAGTAACAGtttattaaatgtcatttaatcttatccatttttaatttactgtGGTTAATTTTTGATCAACTAAGGTGTTacaatgttgttgtttttatttaatttaatatcatttagtttttttctttacttatttatttcttagaatctTCAGTAGATGAAAAATCAATGATCTTGAAAGAACCAACACCTCAGaagaaaaaaagacagaaaaagatAGTCAGAAATGCAAAAAAGCCAAAGGCTACTATGAATCATGGTgagttaaaaaatgaatcaaatttttcttttctgtcccccaccccctcttttttttttttttttttttcaaaaaaaattagcatatgtTATTCAGtcctacaaaattaaaattctgtgttttttttaatattgcactgagtaattaaaaatttaaaagaaacaaattaatgaatttgatgTAATTGGTAAAATTAATGAATCTgatcatgtaaataaaaaaaaaaaataggtaaagAAAAAACCTTTATggatataaaaactgaataatcaaactgaaataatcaaataacaaacaaacaaaaactgaaCAATGAAAATGAGTATGgaatatatgtttaataaaaaaaaaaaaaaaaaaaaaaaaaaaaaccatcagtATTTTTTTCACAGGGTGCGTAGCTtcataaaaagtgcttaaatttgaaaaccatttttaagcaccttaaaaagtacttaattttctagtgaaaacgaagaaagcttttcgttttgttttgtttcctcaCAATATAAAGTATGATAATTCGAATTCATGGTAGTAAAGGCTTGATTACCGGATGTATCAATAAAGGAAACCAACAAAGGGgaagaatttgaagaaatatcCCAGGGGTTCCAGCACATATTAAGATAACGcttaataacgttttttttttttttttttttttttttttttttttttttttttaacaatgtgcAATGTTATGTATTAAAGTACTGGAATAGTTATATGGAAGGGGCAATACGAAATGCGTACTATGTCATACTTATTGCAAAtcgaaaaacatttcaatttttagcgttttagatgttgaagaattaatttaagttatacctggtaagtatatatttaaacttttatgtgttgttaaagaataTGCGATATGGTCCGATCACCGGAAAATATGAAAAGAGCAGGATGAATTTGAGGCGCCAAAACGATATATCGAACATTGAAAAAGCTGCTTTCATATATGCAACATATTCAATCATTGTCATTAATATGTCGTTTTGAAGCAATTGCGTGAATGAGCTACTACAGGTATTCAGCTGtattatattgaattgtaattaagtGCGGTATGAAATTACGTTAATCTGTCGCGTAAAATCcagtatgatgaaattttaacttgaaaacttaaattttcaatgatgttAATATTTTCCACGGTATTTTTTGTATGTCCccattcatttaaacatttttatttgctggGATAATCTTCCAAATTTGTtttggttaagaaaaaaaaatccctggctGATctgttacttaaatattttttaaagaaattttttaaaaaaaaattgttttttttttagggatttagattttatcattttataatgattttttttttctttatatataaagttttgtcCTGAGCAACGCCCAGCATAGAGCCATTGAAGTTAGGagtatgaaatttggaaaattattttttgggtaTTAGAGGCACACTAAGAacggatttctcaaacttttaatttgaagttaattaaaaaataaaattttaatgtgttttcatcataacatcaaaagcatattatcgcataaaaattattttaacaccgttttaaagtttaaaaataatattaaataaataaaggttaaaaataaataatgaaaaattaaaagtttgtttggttgaacgtaatttaaaaaaaaaataatattttctgagaaattaGTTCTGTACAtagtttataacaaatttttttattataatgaaattcaaaatgctattGTTTCTTCAAATCGTTATATTATTCCGCAGCtgttaaaattgtagtaaaaGGGTGGGatgctttctttgcttttatttgaacttaaaaaatttaaaagcatgttcattgataaaattcttcatttgttaaattttgaagcaatgcgaTATATTGTCTCGCGTTGGTTTCAAGAaagacttttataaaaaaaaggcttcaattggtatttttactttctctatacaaaatttagagaaaatattgcaatcgacaaaaaaattcgaactcgagattttaacgaacctccacgttttatacctctttgaattcgaaaacacattttcggaaaatgtctgtctgttacaaagataacacagaaacactttgagctagatagatgaaatttggtatgcggtcttcaCATCAAACTTGTAGATTTGATCAAATATTCAGCAacatccattcagaggaaatctgtttgcctgtccggcttttcgaatataaattagcatggtaattacaaaacgaagacagctagatttGGTACAAggttttaatatctatagtataaaCATCTgccaaaatttgagccaaatccagaaGGGGTTCACCGCATGTTGGTctccagaaatatataaacgtgataactccAAAATGtagtggcttaaatatatcaaatttcatttaatcaaattaattaatcaaatgattttgtgactacatgtgtacttttgagtcaaattttttttttattcaattgggAAGAATGCGTCTAAAATCCAAATTCGCTTTATCGGATACTTTCAACCGCCTGCCAGAGATTAATCCTAAAATACTTGCCAACGATCACACGACAGAtagaattagtaaaattatttaattcacgcatagtgttaatatttcataattattgtacaccaatgtcaCACAGGGCATTTCCTGtcaatatgcgagaaagttttggaaagactcTCTGGCTGATTTATTTACGTTTTGCTTCTAACTACAGAGCtgtttttacttcattaatttgTTTCCGTTATTGAGGAAAACTAGAATTTgctaaagcattttcatttcttcgtaaaatatatataacatttcttctgtaattttttttagtacgAATTTTTTCTTATAGGTTAAAAAgcagattttcattaaattatagaaaCCTTAAGCGTTCAGACTTTTACTATACTTTAGAAATAAGAGGTGATGAGGCAGTTTCTTTGTCGTCTGATCATGTGTGAACGCTGCtagaattttctattaaaaatgattttaaaaacttatttagaaaatgGCATTGTTCTATCATCAATTTCATAGCAGTTTTGCCAGTTGTATGATGATAATCATAGGAATGCTTTAGTTCTTAGCTTTaaaagattgcaaataaaattacttaatagaatgaGTAATCTCTTTCCATCCCAGCCTTGTTGGATCttaattgttgttgcttatataaaaatcaaaaacaaaatttgtggCCATGCTGAACCTTCTACAACACTATCgccattttcagaaatgttgtatCTATCtgatatttcattctaattttaagaaatgttataaaaGCTGGCagaattttattgttaatcttataaaaattgacttaatttttttggtattaatttttttttttttttttttccaatttcattatcatttctatgcttttgtcaaatccaaaaagacataattttacaatagaagatttttgcaaatacagaattaaatattaaaatttaaaaaataactatttaaaattaatttttaagaatttttttcaataaaaactatacattattataaaacagaaaaaaatactatgcttagaaaatacatAGTTTACGTGTGCatactttacaaaataattaattttggggGCTAAGGTGCTGAaatgtacttaatttttgcagcagcTTCTCACTATGCACCCTGTCCTGCAAATCTTCTAAATAACTGCAGTTTTGATTTATTATGATACTTTATGAATCTGCTTAATGTCTGACAAAACAGCTTGAAGCCGTAtaaagcatcatttaaaattaGGATGCTATCTTCCTCCGAACGGCTACCATACGATCTAAACTTCACTCCCAGACAATCACTGCTATATAACTATCATATAAGCATATATATTCAATATAGACAAAAAGTCAATTATGGACAATGAATTTCcagtttacatatttttatgcattttcatgtttatataaCATCCATAATAGCtgttattagaaaaagaatttgtttagatttattataaaatgttacatcGATTAACATAATTAAGAACCTAAGTTGTACagatttgaaagcaaaatatgGTGAATTTGTGATgtcttaattttacaaatatttgctagacagatataaaaaaacgaaaaaaaaaattggtgtatAAAATTACTTCCCTGTTTTGAAATACTAATTGGTTTGAACtgttattttgatttatgaaagaaaataagtcTCCTGTTAAATCTAGAATTACTgacatttgaaaataagttttgaaattaagcACTATGGATAAAATATCCTTTGACATGATAACAGAGCATAAATGCCAAATATTAAGAAGTATAACACTAACTTTACCATTGCTCTAGTGCTTTATATATTGTGtatttgcaaaatgaataaaaattataaagggtAATTGCAGTTCTCATAAACTTCTAACTTGTTTATTTGGCCTGTTTTGGCATTTGAGTTTGATACTCTAGTTCTACAATTTTATCTTGTTCACTCAAGTTATACTGCTTTTGTCATTTCTGgatcaaatagaaaataaattctttttcttattttgaaattgattcgttgtgtactatttaaaaaaatgtaaaacacaaaaaaGAGCTTTCAACTtgaaatcttgcatttttttaaaaattattattctataatcaaatttgttttgtaaataaagaTATCTTTAAAGTAACGAGCATGTGAAATAAAGTTaatctaatcatttttatataactgtttttaatctgaaaattgaccaaatcatttacaaatttatttcttgaatgccattttttttactgtgaaatatttattttcatcatttgttcaaatatcaatattttttttcttataattgcacatttttttatttcagattataatttgagatcaagaaaattattaattccacCTACAAAATTAAAGTCTTATATTACTTAATCAAAGCATGATACTCATTGTATACTattgttatataaaaagaattgttatgtactttttttcaatttcctttaataaaatactattttactaaaaaaaatattctttatgccatgaaactattttttttctacattgatatttatatttaacaaaaaaatatataaaaatgatataaggAAATTTATTGATGTGATACTATAATTGTGTATTTCattgcatgaaattatttttggtatcatgggaactattattaaaatattctaaatataaagattaatgtTCACCTTTTCTCTTTGCatagcattgaaatatttcaggtTTTTGATGAGATTGTATTTCTCAAAATTGTAAACACAACTTTTCACttgtttttaatgttaagaaGAGTGATGCTGAACTTATACCAAAATATCAGTAAacaaccataaataaaaaaaacttaacagttttttttttttttttttttatatatatatatatttgaattaatcctgaattgaaaaatttatcgTAAAGGATTACAAGAGAGAGTTTCAGGAAAAATGGAGTATtgaatctaaataatataaatataaaaattattcataattctttatcATGATACTGCTGTTTTGCAAGAATTCTTGATGCTGTGGTGCTCACTGATTAATAATCTGATATACATGCAAGCATGTATTTTCAAGTAATTTCACTAGCAaagcaaaacataaaattaaaaaataatgaagattaatttgtttctttatacCATCTGGTTGAATTATTTACCTTTTCAGTTAACTGGGGAGGTGTTCCCATTTAACTTGGTTTTTGAAGAAATAAGCAATTTGAGAAGtgtcataattatatttttcctaaTGACTGAAATTTCAATAGCAATGGCTTTTTGTCTTATCTTTCAGATTTGTGTACAAATTATTATACCAACATAGAGATGAAAtgacataaaaagaaaagaatagtatataaattcacaaaattatggtaatttttcCAGCTATTTAATATACAGGGTGCTCATAAATCCTAACtttgctattaaaagaaagcaaaaataacagttggaaataaaaatagtttgtagATACGTCAACGTTAGTTGGTAGCAACTGAAAAAACACTTTCCATTTAATGTCTCCTCGCCCCCCAAAAATTGATTATCACCATGCACATATATCTACAGCCTATCACAGCTTCACACCAGACATGCAGAAAAAAGTGTGAGATGAATTAACATACcactttaaaaatgttcata includes the following:
- the LOC129968979 gene encoding putative uncharacterized protein DDB_G0282133; the protein is MKAISKEMRKRQKHFPWLKTFIKEFLKTYPNCKKTLQYLVENIEQEIKELRTGLKQKTEALFETVNDMYLHFWWKIHWRKSSQWKNYWCQGTTHSNHDSEMLKCFGNLLKSLIYLGIILSQRASNSVWINRVLQAINILPVNDEIVYDALLQLHYLKKKYRNSYTEILRHILCSQIILNFSEPAIYIKSLLLFRRLKNSLDDEVAKASLISTASKIKPPSNLVPWLASLEIYVDANKNIVDQLFKKNSKQVFQKLYHVLIDSGNDVNSVSLNNVENLKSKKKCQNEEFGREKEEKSLLRMVVDSPDSLNKNVNSNIQPFENMNMNEKDKQFKRILLLPDLCEKIRNSKKKKKCNATNDNKKINVVDTESNTKSQTVIAESNTKSQQPDSNQNDNLVKKTLDSQNISTKNKKSKKKKKSKVKNDAVDTNKAKKNTGVKSKDTSKNSKSSNKSKKSQKKKKCKKRNNSGSVIPDNKKNHSCNMETHSNEINSSCIDDSVSVKLSSSGTENQISETNKVKYTVCRENSEDKISNKIELSCKLPNLLMNYEICTSAEENEMKRREASSCPQEETGEDVLVPDTCQNDVNSIVPFNLDSWIPSKDDTSRDTSISNDGSLVSDKYLYASITEGKVHQNNQSDYSNSPINDSSLEYINDSEVSRDTFVSNDGSQISDKYPYVSLIDIRKNKKLSLCLKSDDSNSSSDYSVTGNINDSEISQDTCISNDGSQISNKIPYVSLIDIRKTKNLSSYQKSDCSNSSFDNSFIESINSNEMSEDIFISKEESQISNKDPKDIEEVDVITHHHIDSDYDHDLESVKNGVFNENSNNTLYNDLCITENKKDESQNIQIGSHHEANGNKDSELPSDETIIQTKEFRKSQLPLNKHSKARTPSVQQDMININLNTKQNSPTKRKRKETSCNVKKQQKKKYSSDGNKNLVSSKEVDCHQDLETSTKDVSGDTYLNDLSTLLVNHDVIETQENDAISPSTDIDLHHSDKQDLSQFKKHNTSHEKSNILPNKLNEKMPSHTSLANVEEHPCITLSNENHQNDVPACSIETVINEFLESELSKVHTDNLNSVSLTNHVTGKALAENVHSAFQTQSDCFSYKSNGNTPKNDNERNMLSVSSSLTTGNRSIENEVAQSLLSLSVNENSERIALSTNPGHRNKNSNVINSNLNSGNSSFVVDCNIINDFDSRNSSRAGSSVSGDATTIKVVLNLINAKQENCSNLNCQNPNSSGNGFFPACNSSQSLPSSIASVQVMNNSSSSVPICTNNDYFTEPPFFLRRTTNELDTPPDSESHLSMQRLPRAKNMVPSCSEDKTNFILSKSKGRSFTPKNLSRKRQYNEFPHSSESANEWQVNQCDLNSSFSNIPTVQTEYCENVLSSWNGHQKGNIYSAKGNQNKELISRFGDHSAPIGGNNVLQTHSQASLYRNSRPSIYSDESEDELSVGTMSLLSGEETDHSLLKAVDAISPKTPLRKKNKNKTKKLFREEKWALDTLNAESSVDEKSMILKEPTPQKKKRQKKIVRNAKKPKATMNHDYNLRSRKLLIPPTKLKSYIT